CCCTGGGTGGGCCCGGTGAGCCCCTTGTGGGCCGAATGGATCACCAGGTCCGCCCCGGCTGCCAGGGCGCGCGGCACGTGCGCGCCGTGCGCCTCGTCCACGACGAGAAGGCGATCGCCGCACACCGCGCGAATGGCGACCAGATCTGCCGGATCGCCGAAGTAGGTCGGCGCGGTCACGAAGACCGCTGCCACGTCGGGCGCCCCGGCCAGGGCCGCCGCGACGGCCGCGGGGCCGGCGCAGCCCGCCACGTCCCAGTCTCCGTCCCACGGCACCGGAATCCAGACCGGCGCGGCGTCGGCGAGGATAAGGCCGCTGACAGCCGAGACGTGGGCGTTGCGGGCGATCGCCACCCGGCCGCCGGGGGCCGCAGCCAGGAGCGACGCGGCGATACCCGCCGACGCTCCGCCCACCAGGAACCAGGTGCGCGCCGCGCCGAAGTGCGACGCCGCCAGGGTTTGGGCCTCGGCGATCGCCCCCTCGGGCGCGCGCAGGTCGTCGGTTTCGGCCAGTTCGGTCAGATCGAGCGCCAGCGCGTCTCCCAGCGCCGCCCCGTACTCCGGGTCGACTTGCCCGCGGTGCACCGGGGTATGCAGCCGCAGCGCGCCTGCCCGGGCGGCGCGCATGACCGCCGCGAGCAGCGGAGCCGCCGCCTGGCTAGGCGGATCGGGCGTCCGGCTCACCTGATTCTCCGCCCGCCATCGCGGATCGGGCGCCTGCCCCTGCGATTCGGCCGGCAGCCTCATGGCAGCGCTCAAGCGACCAAGCGCATCTCGGACGCAGGCACGGAGGCCTGCGCCACCGATGCATGCGCCACTGATGCCTGCGCCACTGATGCCTGCGCCACCGATGCATGAGCAACCGATGCATGCGCCACGAATTCAGCAGGTGGGGCCGGCCTCCGCGCCGGAGCGAGGTCATGCGAGCCGCGCTATCAGATGAAGACCGGCAGCGTCTGCCCGGTCGCGAACATCCGGAACTGCTCGGCCCACGCCGAACCCACCTTCTGCGGCTGCGGGCTGCTGTCCACGCCGCTGATGGCGTCGGCCGCCTTCTGGGCGTCCATCTCGGTCATGTTGGTGATGGAGCGCTCCAGTTGCCGGGCCTCGGGGCCGGCCGGCGTTTTCTTGATCACCTTGACCAGATCGTCGACGCCCTTGTTCGTGATGAAGCCCTTGAATGCCAGCGCGCGGTTCTTCTGGTCGCTGGCCAGCAATTGCTGCACGCGCGGCTCCATGCGGTCCCAGGGCGACTTGCCGTCGGACCGCTTGATCTGCAGGCCCTCCCGCAACTTGGCCGGGTTGGCGCTCGCCATGCCCTTGCGCACCACGTCGCCCGGTGCGCCCGGGTCGAACGCCGCGACCATGGCGATGCGCATGCTCGACAAGAGCGGATTGTCGATGACGTCGTAGCCGTGGAGGCGGCTGGTCACCTGCGAGCTGTCCACCTTGATCGCCGCGGGCGGCGGCGGCTCGGCGGGACGCAAGGATGGGGGCTGCTGCACCGCCGGCTGGTTCTGGGGCAGCCGCATGGGCTCCCTGGGACCCCCCGGACCGTGGACATTGCTCATCTGGATGGCCTCACATGCGCTCGGGCGCCGAGATCTTCAGTATGCCCGACAGGGCGTTGGCCAGAACCGTCCGGGACGCCGCCACCAGCGCCAGGCGGGCCGCGGTGAGGGCCGGTTGGGCTTCGTTGAGGACCCGGCAGTTGGTGTAGAACTGGTGGAAGTCGGTCGCCAGTTCCTGCGCGTACCGGGTGATGCGGTGGGGCTCCCGCGCCACGGCCGCGGCGGCCACCTCGTCGGGGAACTGCGCCAGATCCAGCATCAGCTTCCGCTCGTCGGGATGCGCCAGCGGCGCCAGGTCCACCGCGCCGAGATCGGCCGGCAACAGGCCCTGCTCCTGGCCCATGCGCCAGATGGAGCAGATGCGGGCGTGGGCGTACTGCACGTAGAAGACCGGATTGTCGGCCGACTCCTTGACGGCCAGATCCAGATCGAAGTCAATCTGCGTGTCGGCGCTGCGCGCCACCAGGAAGTAGCGGGTGGCGTCCACGCCCACCTCGTCCACCACCTCGTCGATGGTGACGATGTTGCCGGCCCGCTTGCTCATGCGGACTTCCTCGCCGCCACGGAACAGCTTGACGAGCTGGCCCAGCAGGACTTCCAGGGAGGCGGCATCATGGCCCAGGGCGGCGATCGCCGCCTTCATGCGGGCCACGTAGCCGTGATGGTCGGCTCCCCAGATGTTGATGAGCCGCTGGTGGCCGCGCCGCAGCTTGTCCCAGTGGTACGCGATGTCGGCCGCCAGATAGGTGGGCCGGCCGTCCGAGCGCACCACCACGCGATCCTCGCTGTCGCCGTACTTGCTGCTCAGGAGCCAGAGCGCGCCCTCGCGCTCCTCGATCTCGCCGCGCTCCTTCAGCAGGTCCAGGGCCTGCGCGACCTCTCCCGACCGGTGCAGGTCGCGCTCGGAGAACCAGTGGTCGAAATTCGCGCCCAGGCGCTCCAGCACGGCCTCCTGCTGGGCGATGAAGTAGTCGCGGCCGAAGTCGGCCAGGCGTTCCACCTGCGCCGCCTCGGAGAGACCCGGCAGGTCGGGAATGGTCTTGCGGGCCGCCTCGGCGGCCTCCTCGACGTAGGCGCCGGCATACAGGTCGGTCGCGCCCTCCGGCAGCGGCAGGCCGTGGACGCGGTAATACAGCGATTTCCCCAGGTTCTGGAGCTGGTTGCCGAAATCGTTGACGTAGAACTCCTCGTGCACGGTGAAGCCGGCCCAGCGCAGCAGGCTGGCCAGGGAGGAGCCCAGTACGGCCCAGCGACCGTGCCCCACATGCAGGGGACCCGTGGGGTTGGCCGACACGTACTCGAGAACGATCCGCTCGCCGCGGCCCACCTGGCTCCGTCCGTACGCGGCGCCGCCGGCGAGGACCTCGCGCACGCGGGCCGTGAGGGCGTCCTCGGCCAGCGTCACGTTGAGGAATCCGGGGGCGGCGACGTCCACCCTGGCCAGGAGGCCGTCGCACTCCAGCCTGCCGGCGATCGCCGCCGCGATCTGGGCCGGAGCGCGCCGCGCCGGCCTGGCCAGCGTCATGGCCACGTTGGATGCGTAATCGCCATGCGCGGGATTGCGCGTGCGCTCCACCTGCACCTCGGCGCGGGCCTCGGGGGGCAGATCGCCGGCCGCGACGGCCGCGTCGAGGGCCCGCGAGATCTTCGCGGCGATGGCGTCCTTGAGCAGCGTGGTCATGAGCCTAGATTTTAGCCCTCCGGAGCGTGCACCTCCATCCGGATGGACAAGGTGAACTCGCCCAGTTCGGTCGGGCCCGAGCAAAGCGAGTACTCCAGGCGGATCTCGCCGCCGCCGGCACCCGTCTCGGCGCTGACGGCGTGCGTCATGGTGGTCATGGGAAGCTTGTTCCCGCCGATGGCCAGTTCGAAGTCCAGGGCCTGCCCCGGGCGGAACACCTGGTAGGCCTCCAATTGATCGCCGCGCCGGTAGAGGCGCGCCTCGTCGGCTCCCCAGCGCAGGGTCGTGTGAATGCCTTCGTCGAGGTACACCAGGTAGTCGCCGCCCGGCTGGCGGAACCAGGTGCCGTCGTAGGTGTGCCGCACCTCGCGCACCTCCCCGCCCGCCTCGGCGATGCGGCTCTCCAGGAAGACGCGCACCGGCCGCTTCATCGCACGCGTTCCGCCGGATCGCCGGCGCGATGGTAGGGCTCGCCGCGGCGCACGGTCTCCACCCGGTAGAGCTGCTCGAGCAGCACCACGCGGGCGAGCTGGTGGGGCAGCGTGAGGCGCGAGAGTCCGAGCAGCCAGGCCGCATCGCGTTCGAGGGCCGGATCCAGGCCGTTTGCGCCGCCTACTGCGAAGCACAGGTCGCCGCCCACCCCTTCCAGGATCTCCAGCCTGGCGGCGAGCGCGTCGGTGGCGAGCTGCTCGCCCCGCTCGGAGAGCGCCACGATCTTCGCCCCGCCGGCCGCCTGGCGGATCCGGTCGGCCTGCTGCCGGAGGGCGTCGGCCTCGCGGCCTTGCCTTACGGGCGCGTCGGGCACCTCGACGAGTTTGACCTGTCGGTAACGCCCCAGCCGCGCAAGATACTCGTCGGCACCCTGGCGGAAAAACGGCTCCTTGAGCCTCCCCACGGCCACCACGATCCAGCGCATCTCGCTTGCAGGCTACCTGGCGCGGTGCCGGCCGTCAAGGCAATTCTCCACCCGGCATCCACCGGCGAGATCCAGGTTTGGCGCGGCTTTTCCACGCCTTATCCCCTTGCCCGATTCGACCCGGATGTGGTCCGATCTGGTTCCGGAGGACGCCAATGGCCAAGGAATGCAGTTTCGACATCGTGTCCAAGGTGGACATGAGCGAGGTGCAAAATGCACTCAACATGGCTACCAAAGAGGTCGAGCAACGCTTCGACCTCAAGGGCACGGGCACCAAGCTCGAGCTCGCCAAGGACGCGCTCGTGGCCTCGGCGCCCGACGAGATGAAGCTCAAGAACGTGCTCGACATCTTCGCCGACAAGCTGGCGCGGCGCAACGTGCCGCTCAAGGCGCTGGATTACGGCAAGGTCGAGTCCGCGCTGGGGGGCGCGGTACGCCAGACCGTCACCATCCAGCAGGGCATCAGCAAGGAAAACGCCCGCAAGATCGTTGATCTCGTCAAGGGCACCAAGCTCAAGGTGCAGGCGCAGATCCAGGACGATCAGATCCGCGTCACCGGCAAAAACAAGGACGATTTACAGATCATCATCGGCAAGCTGCGGCAGGCGGAGTTCCCGTTCGCGGTGCAGTTCGTCAACTACCGAGACTAGGAGGCACTCATGAAGGTCATCTTGTTGCAGGACGTCAAAGGGCTGGGCAAGTCCGGCCAGGTCGTGGAGGCCTCCTCCGGCTACGCGCGCAACTTCCTCCTCCCGCGCAATCTGGCGCAGGAGGCCACGGAGGGAGCCCTCAAGGTCGTCGAGCAGCGCATCAAGACCGAGAAGGTCAAGGCCGCCAAGCTCAAGGCCGAGGCCGAGGATCTTGCCGGCAAGCTGGGCAGCGCCAAGATCGCGGTGAAAGCCAAGGCGGGCACCGAGGGCCGCCTGTATGGCGCCGTCACGGCCAAGGAAATCGCCGACGCCGTGCAGCAGCAGACGGGCCTGGCGGTGGATCGCCGCAAGTTCGACCTCGAAGAACCCATCAAGCACCTGGGCGATTTCGAGATCCACGCCAAGATCCACCCCGAGGTGTCGGCCACCCTGCATGTGACCGTCGTGGCCGAGTAGGCTCCGGCCATGGAGTATCGCGTCCCCGGCCAGCCCGGGGGCTTTGCCGGGGGCAACGGGCCCGACCCGTTCACGCGCGTCCCGCCGCAAAACCTCGAGGCCGAGCAAAACGTCCTGGGCGCGATGCTGCTGTCGGCCGACGCGGTCAACCGGGTGCTGGAGATCCTCAAGGTCTCGGAGGTCTTCTACCGCAAGTCGCACCAGGTCGTCTACGACGCCATCCGGGCGCTTGCCGAGCGCAACGAGCCCGTGGACCTCGTCACGGTGTCCAACTACCTGGAGGCAAACGGCCGCATGGAAGAGGTCGGCGGCCGCCTCCACCTGGCCGACCTCTACAACGCGGTCGCCACGCCGGCCAATGCCGAGTACTACGGCCGAATCGTGCTCGACAAGGCGTTGCGGCGCGCCCTCATTCGCGTCGGGGCCAACATCACCGAGTTGGGCTACCAGGACGACGAAGACGTCGAGACGCTCATCGACAAGGCCGAGCAGGTCGTCTTCGATCTCGGCCAGCGGCGGACTTCCGAGGATTACACACACGTCGAGCCGGTGCTGGTGCAGGTCTTCGAGAAGGCCGAGCAGCAGGCCCAGCAGCAGGGCGTGGTGGTCGGCACCCCCACCGGCTTCTACGACCTGGACAAGCTGCTGGCGGGCATGCAGCCTGGCAACCTGGTCATCATGGGCGCCAGGCCGTCGATGGGGAAGACCAGCCTGGCGATGTCGATCGCCCGCAACGCGGCGGCCGGCAGCCCGGAGACGGCCGGCCGGCCGGTGATCATGTTCAGCCTGGAGATGTCGCGGGAAGAGCTCGTGACGCGCCTGCTCTGCTCGGAGGCGCGCGTCAACATGCTGCGGCTCAAGCAAGGCTTCCTCACGGAGGAGGACTGGCCCAAGCTGCTGCAGGGCATCGGTCGGTTGCAGGACTTCCCCGTCTACATCGACGACACGGCGGCCATCACGGTCATGGAGGTGCGGAGCAAGTGCCGCAAGCTCATGACCCAGCTCGACGAGCCGCTCGGCCTGGTGCTGATCGACTACCTGCAGCTGATGGACTCGCCCCAGACCAGTCGCTACTCGTCGTCTGAAAACCGGGCGACCGAGGTCGCCAAGATCTCACGGTCGCTCAAGGCCCTGGCCCGCGAGCTGGAATGCCCGGTGATGGCCCTCTCCCAGCTGGCCCGCGCCGCCGAGCAGACCAAGGACAAGAAACCGATGCTGTCGCACTTGCGCGAGTCGGGCAGCATCGAACAAGACGCCGACAT
This window of the Candidatus Tanganyikabacteria bacterium genome carries:
- a CDS encoding arginine decarboxylase, with the translated sequence MSRTPDPPSQAAAPLLAAVMRAARAGALRLHTPVHRGQVDPEYGAALGDALALDLTELAETDDLRAPEGAIAEAQTLAASHFGAARTWFLVGGASAGIAASLLAAAPGGRVAIARNAHVSAVSGLILADAAPVWIPVPWDGDWDVAGCAGPAAVAAALAGAPDVAAVFVTAPTYFGDPADLVAIRAVCGDRLLVVDEAHGAHVPRALAAGADLVIHSAHKGLTGPTQGGYLHLGPGSRIPAEGVAAALRLVQSTSPSYWLLAGLDAARREAALRRAGGDAAERIARAAAAAGLALRSPADPTRLLVRVPDGSAAYDALAGAGV
- a CDS encoding arginine--tRNA ligase produces the protein MTTLLKDAIAAKISRALDAAVAAGDLPPEARAEVQVERTRNPAHGDYASNVAMTLARPARRAPAQIAAAIAGRLECDGLLARVDVAAPGFLNVTLAEDALTARVREVLAGGAAYGRSQVGRGERIVLEYVSANPTGPLHVGHGRWAVLGSSLASLLRWAGFTVHEEFYVNDFGNQLQNLGKSLYYRVHGLPLPEGATDLYAGAYVEEAAEAARKTIPDLPGLSEAAQVERLADFGRDYFIAQQEAVLERLGANFDHWFSERDLHRSGEVAQALDLLKERGEIEEREGALWLLSSKYGDSEDRVVVRSDGRPTYLAADIAYHWDKLRRGHQRLINIWGADHHGYVARMKAAIAALGHDAASLEVLLGQLVKLFRGGEEVRMSKRAGNIVTIDEVVDEVGVDATRYFLVARSADTQIDFDLDLAVKESADNPVFYVQYAHARICSIWRMGQEQGLLPADLGAVDLAPLAHPDERKLMLDLAQFPDEVAAAAVAREPHRITRYAQELATDFHQFYTNCRVLNEAQPALTAARLALVAASRTVLANALSGILKISAPERM
- a CDS encoding DUF1934 domain-containing protein, producing the protein MRVFLESRIAEAGGEVREVRHTYDGTWFRQPGGDYLVYLDEGIHTTLRWGADEARLYRRGDQLEAYQVFRPGQALDFELAIGGNKLPMTTMTHAVSAETGAGGGEIRLEYSLCSGPTELGEFTLSIRMEVHAPEG
- a CDS encoding 23S rRNA (pseudouridine(1915)-N(3))-methyltransferase RlmH, whose translation is MRWIVVAVGRLKEPFFRQGADEYLARLGRYRQVKLVEVPDAPVRQGREADALRQQADRIRQAAGGAKIVALSERGEQLATDALAARLEILEGVGGDLCFAVGGANGLDPALERDAAWLLGLSRLTLPHQLARVVLLEQLYRVETVRRGEPYHRAGDPAERVR
- a CDS encoding YajQ family cyclic di-GMP-binding protein, producing MAKECSFDIVSKVDMSEVQNALNMATKEVEQRFDLKGTGTKLELAKDALVASAPDEMKLKNVLDIFADKLARRNVPLKALDYGKVESALGGAVRQTVTIQQGISKENARKIVDLVKGTKLKVQAQIQDDQIRVTGKNKDDLQIIIGKLRQAEFPFAVQFVNYRD
- a CDS encoding 50S ribosomal protein L9, producing MKVILLQDVKGLGKSGQVVEASSGYARNFLLPRNLAQEATEGALKVVEQRIKTEKVKAAKLKAEAEDLAGKLGSAKIAVKAKAGTEGRLYGAVTAKEIADAVQQQTGLAVDRRKFDLEEPIKHLGDFEIHAKIHPEVSATLHVTVVAE
- the dnaB gene encoding replicative DNA helicase; this translates as MEYRVPGQPGGFAGGNGPDPFTRVPPQNLEAEQNVLGAMLLSADAVNRVLEILKVSEVFYRKSHQVVYDAIRALAERNEPVDLVTVSNYLEANGRMEEVGGRLHLADLYNAVATPANAEYYGRIVLDKALRRALIRVGANITELGYQDDEDVETLIDKAEQVVFDLGQRRTSEDYTHVEPVLVQVFEKAEQQAQQQGVVVGTPTGFYDLDKLLAGMQPGNLVIMGARPSMGKTSLAMSIARNAAAGSPETAGRPVIMFSLEMSREELVTRLLCSEARVNMLRLKQGFLTEEDWPKLLQGIGRLQDFPVYIDDTAAITVMEVRSKCRKLMTQLDEPLGLVLIDYLQLMDSPQTSRYSSSENRATEVAKISRSLKALARELECPVMALSQLARAAEQTKDKKPMLSHLRESGSIEQDADIVMFIHRDDYYNEMSEYKNQAEIIVAKNRNGPTGSAMLYFHKEFTLFDNLYQPGATS